The Tistrella mobilis genome window below encodes:
- a CDS encoding TenA family transcriptional regulator translates to MSEYFEEFDRIIQANKYSRHSFVKEIEAGRVTREQMKRWAIQKYHQVYLQNSCYSGIHANSWHEDVRAFEMEQLIAEETAIADGSDSHYNLMKRFALALGATEAEIRETPVAPEVWDFVTYLVGHCRNNHFVYGILAIYVNESQTSESAMKMYRALKSGFQLDDRALEWFTVHGEADIEHSSHAKDLIVKYAHEAPNFEWRGRQVVETGSKMWTKLHDFYYGLVTG, encoded by the coding sequence ATGTCGGAATATTTTGAGGAGTTCGACCGGATCATCCAGGCCAACAAGTATTCACGCCACTCCTTCGTGAAGGAGATCGAGGCGGGCCGGGTGACGCGCGAACAGATGAAGCGCTGGGCGATCCAGAAGTATCATCAGGTCTATCTGCAGAACAGCTGCTACAGCGGCATTCACGCAAACAGCTGGCACGAGGACGTCCGCGCCTTCGAAATGGAGCAGCTGATCGCCGAGGAAACCGCAATCGCCGATGGGTCGGACAGCCATTACAACCTGATGAAGCGCTTCGCGCTGGCGCTCGGGGCGACCGAGGCCGAGATCCGGGAGACCCCGGTGGCGCCGGAAGTCTGGGATTTCGTGACCTATCTGGTCGGCCACTGCCGGAACAATCATTTCGTCTATGGCATCCTGGCGATCTATGTGAACGAAAGCCAGACCTCGGAAAGCGCGATGAAGATGTATCGGGCGCTCAAATCCGGCTTCCAGCTGGATGATCGTGCGCTCGAATGGTTCACCGTTCATGGTGAAGCCGATATCGAGCATTCGTCGCACGCCAAGGATCTGATCGTGAAATACGCCCACGAGGCGCCGAACTTCGAATGGCGCGGCCGGCAGGTGGTCGAGACGGGGTCGAAGATGTGGACCAAGCTCCACGACTTCTACTACGGCCTCGTCACCGGCTGA
- a CDS encoding ABC transporter permease — MPKAFKLLYALAVVIFLVAPLVAILPLAFTSSVFLTYPIPEFSTRWFEELATAAVWQRSIVNSLIIGTGATLLATVLGTAASLGLRNRRLPFAGIARTLFLLPMVVPAVVLGVGMQVLFVRLGIASSYLGVIVAHAVVAIPFVVVSVTGALAGIDRRVELAALSLGASPVTVFRRVTLPLAMPGVASGAVLAFATSLDEVVLTLFVAGPNQRTLARQMFSTIRENISPAIAAAAFVFIVGTILVALAMAAMKRRGKSPATS; from the coding sequence ATGCCCAAGGCATTCAAACTGCTCTATGCGCTTGCGGTGGTGATCTTCCTGGTGGCGCCGCTTGTGGCGATCCTGCCGCTCGCCTTCACCTCCAGCGTCTTCCTGACCTATCCGATCCCGGAATTCTCCACCCGCTGGTTCGAGGAACTGGCGACGGCGGCGGTCTGGCAGCGCTCCATCGTGAACAGCCTGATCATCGGCACCGGGGCGACCCTGCTGGCCACCGTGCTCGGCACCGCCGCCTCGCTCGGTCTGCGCAACCGCCGCCTGCCCTTCGCCGGCATCGCCCGGACGCTGTTCCTGCTGCCCATGGTCGTGCCTGCCGTGGTGCTGGGGGTCGGCATGCAGGTGCTGTTCGTCCGGCTCGGCATCGCCAGCAGCTATCTGGGCGTCATCGTCGCCCATGCGGTGGTGGCGATCCCCTTCGTGGTGGTCAGCGTCACCGGTGCGCTCGCCGGCATCGACCGGCGGGTTGAACTCGCCGCTCTCAGCCTGGGCGCCTCGCCGGTCACCGTCTTCCGGCGGGTGACCCTGCCGCTGGCCATGCCCGGGGTTGCCTCGGGTGCGGTGCTGGCCTTCGCCACCTCGCTCGACGAGGTGGTCCTCACCCTGTTCGTCGCCGGACCCAATCAGCGCACCCTCGCCCGGCAGATGTTCTCGACCATCCGCGAGAACATCAGCCCGGCGATCGCCGCCGCGGCCTTCGTCTTCATCGTCGGCACGATCCTGGTCGCCCTGGCCATGGCGGCGATGAAGCGGCGTGGCAAAAGCCCGGCGACATCCTGA
- a CDS encoding ABC transporter permease: protein MSGGGSKGAAALLLAPLLLFLGIFFLWPLATMMSQAVSDPAVLRILPRTAEVAADWDRQSPPTPEMKAAIVEDLTAATDTQAVGDMVRRLNSAQSGFRTLMSKTIRAIEDGDMPADLAEVDRRWDQPRYWQAIAGALSPYTDRHLLAAVDLKRDAAGEVVSMADEASANRVIMLRTFWIAALVTIACALIGFPYAMLIAAAEGWKRNLLLAAVLLPLWTSLLVRTAAWFVILQEKGLINDLLLGLGIVGAPVPMIFNRLGVVIAMTHVLLPFMVLPIYSVLIAIPRNLVPAAASLGANPLRAFLRVVFPLAFRGLASGALLVFMTAIGYYITPALIGGPGDQMISSVIAFYATGSANWGMAGALGLVLLVVTLLLYAVYGRLSADPATGRS from the coding sequence ATGAGCGGCGGCGGGTCGAAGGGCGCCGCAGCGCTGCTGCTGGCGCCGCTGCTGCTTTTCCTGGGCATCTTCTTCCTCTGGCCGCTGGCCACGATGATGTCGCAGGCGGTGTCGGATCCGGCGGTGCTGCGCATTCTGCCCCGCACCGCCGAGGTCGCCGCCGACTGGGATCGTCAGTCGCCGCCGACGCCCGAGATGAAGGCGGCCATCGTCGAGGATCTGACGGCGGCGACCGACACCCAGGCGGTCGGCGACATGGTCCGCCGGCTGAACAGCGCCCAGTCGGGCTTCCGCACCCTGATGTCGAAGACGATCCGGGCGATCGAGGATGGCGACATGCCGGCCGACCTGGCCGAGGTCGACCGCCGATGGGATCAACCCCGCTACTGGCAGGCGATCGCCGGCGCGCTTTCCCCCTATACGGATCGTCACCTGCTCGCCGCCGTCGATCTGAAGCGCGACGCCGCGGGCGAGGTGGTGTCGATGGCCGACGAGGCTTCGGCCAACCGGGTGATCATGCTGCGCACCTTCTGGATCGCCGCCCTGGTGACCATCGCCTGCGCCCTGATCGGCTTTCCATATGCCATGCTGATCGCGGCGGCCGAGGGCTGGAAGCGCAATCTGCTGCTCGCCGCCGTGCTGCTGCCGCTCTGGACCTCTCTGCTGGTGCGCACTGCGGCCTGGTTCGTGATCCTGCAGGAAAAGGGGCTGATCAACGATCTGCTGCTCGGCCTCGGCATCGTCGGCGCGCCGGTGCCGATGATCTTCAACCGCCTGGGCGTGGTGATCGCCATGACCCACGTCCTGCTGCCCTTCATGGTGCTGCCGATCTACAGCGTGCTGATCGCCATTCCCAGAAACCTGGTGCCGGCCGCAGCCTCTCTGGGTGCCAACCCGCTCCGGGCCTTCCTGCGTGTGGTGTTCCCGCTCGCCTTCCGCGGCCTCGCCTCGGGCGCGCTGCTCGTGTTCATGACGGCCATCGGCTACTACATCACCCCGGCCCTGATCGGCGGCCCCGGCGACCAGATGATCAGCTCGGTCATCGCCTTCTATGCCACGGGTTCAGCCAATTGGGGCATGGCCGGCGCGCTCGGCCTGGTGCTGCTGGTGGTCACCCTGCTGCTCTATGCGGTCTATGGCCGGCTTTCGGCCGACCCTGCCACGGGAAGGAGCTGA
- a CDS encoding ABC transporter ATP-binding protein — protein sequence MENVRIRFDGISKSYGALTVVNDLTLDIAEGEFVSLLGPSGSGKTTLLMMLAGFENPTAGTILLDGQPINDLPPHRRNMGVVFQSYALFPHMTVGENIAFPLQMRGTGRAEIAERVARVLDMVQLSALADRRPSQLSGGQQQRVALARALVFEPRVVLMDEPLGALDKQLREQMQLDIRALHNRLGLTIVFVTHDQSEALTMSDRIAVFNHGRIEQIGSPREIYDEPRTRFVAEFIGETNLAEGRVEDSAGAEARIALAAGGHVVAAVAEPVVPGQEVLLSIRPERIELAERPGGTGNSLAARVADCIYQGDHLRVQLDGGAHGFTVRLDRKSREWAPGTEVFAEFRPADCRVIAP from the coding sequence TTGGAAAACGTTCGCATCCGCTTCGACGGCATCAGCAAGTCGTACGGAGCCCTGACGGTCGTCAACGACCTGACCCTCGATATTGCCGAGGGAGAATTCGTCAGCCTGCTCGGGCCATCCGGCTCGGGCAAGACCACCCTGCTCATGATGCTGGCCGGCTTCGAAAACCCCACGGCCGGCACCATCCTGCTCGACGGTCAGCCGATCAACGACCTGCCGCCCCATCGCCGCAATATGGGCGTGGTGTTTCAGAGCTATGCCCTGTTCCCCCACATGACCGTGGGCGAGAACATCGCCTTTCCGCTGCAGATGCGCGGCACCGGCCGCGCCGAGATTGCCGAGCGGGTGGCGCGGGTGCTCGACATGGTCCAGCTCTCGGCGCTGGCCGATCGCAGACCGTCTCAGCTTTCCGGGGGACAGCAGCAGCGTGTGGCCCTTGCCCGCGCGCTGGTCTTCGAACCCCGGGTGGTGCTGATGGACGAGCCGCTGGGCGCGCTCGACAAGCAGCTGCGCGAACAGATGCAGCTCGACATCCGCGCCCTGCACAACCGGCTGGGGTTGACCATCGTCTTCGTCACCCATGACCAGTCCGAAGCCTTGACGATGTCCGACCGGATCGCGGTGTTCAACCACGGCCGGATCGAGCAGATCGGCTCGCCGCGCGAAATCTACGACGAACCCCGCACCCGCTTCGTGGCCGAATTCATCGGCGAGACCAATCTCGCCGAGGGCCGGGTCGAAGACAGCGCGGGGGCCGAGGCCCGCATCGCCCTGGCCGCCGGCGGCCATGTCGTCGCCGCGGTCGCCGAACCGGTCGTCCCCGGCCAGGAGGTTCTGCTGTCGATCCGCCCCGAACGGATCGAGCTGGCGGAGCGCCCGGGCGGCACCGGCAACAGCCTGGCGGCCCGGGTCGCCGACTGCATCTATCAGGGTGACCATCTGAGGGTGCAGCTGGACGGCGGGGCGCATGGCTTCACCGTCCGGCTCGACCGCAAATCGCGCGAATGGGCGCCCGGAACTGAGGTTTTCGCCGAATTCCGCCCGGCCGACTGCCGGGTCATCGCCCCATGA
- a CDS encoding ABC transporter substrate-binding protein has translation MKSVFRNIGAGGVFLAGICIAASQPALARDLTVVSWGGNYQDAQREIYFKPFAAKTGKPLLDESWDGGYGVLQAKVKAGAPNWDVVQVEAEELALGCADGLYETIDWAKLGGKDKFLAQSGSDCGVGAIVWSTAIAYDGAKLADGPKTWADFWNVEKFPGKRGLRKGAKYTLEFALLADGVPKDEIYDVLGTPEGVDRAFKKLDELSPNLVWWEAGAQPLQLLASGEVAMTTAYNGRITAINKAEGKQFKVVWPGSIYAIDSWVVLKGAENAAAGQDFIAFASAPENMIKLPATIAYGLPNKEAAAMVDPTYAADLPTAPANIADAIPLDVDFWIDNSEELTRRFNAWLAR, from the coding sequence ATGAAGAGCGTATTCCGGAACATCGGGGCCGGTGGTGTATTTCTGGCGGGCATCTGCATCGCCGCAAGTCAACCGGCACTCGCCCGGGATCTGACCGTGGTTTCCTGGGGTGGAAACTATCAGGACGCGCAGCGCGAGATCTATTTCAAGCCCTTCGCCGCCAAGACCGGCAAGCCCTTGCTGGACGAATCGTGGGATGGCGGTTATGGCGTGCTGCAGGCAAAGGTGAAGGCCGGCGCGCCCAACTGGGACGTGGTTCAGGTGGAGGCCGAGGAACTGGCGCTGGGCTGCGCCGACGGGCTTTACGAGACCATCGACTGGGCGAAACTCGGCGGCAAGGACAAGTTCCTGGCCCAGTCGGGCAGCGATTGCGGCGTGGGCGCCATCGTCTGGAGCACCGCCATCGCCTATGACGGCGCGAAGCTCGCCGACGGCCCCAAGACCTGGGCCGATTTCTGGAATGTCGAAAAGTTCCCGGGCAAGCGGGGCCTGCGCAAGGGCGCCAAGTATACGCTCGAATTCGCCCTGCTCGCCGACGGCGTCCCGAAGGACGAGATCTACGATGTGCTCGGCACGCCCGAAGGGGTGGATCGCGCCTTCAAGAAGCTGGATGAGCTCTCGCCCAACCTGGTCTGGTGGGAAGCCGGCGCCCAGCCGCTGCAGCTGCTCGCCTCGGGCGAGGTGGCGATGACGACGGCCTATAACGGGCGCATCACCGCCATCAACAAGGCCGAAGGCAAGCAGTTCAAGGTGGTCTGGCCGGGCAGCATCTATGCCATCGACAGCTGGGTGGTTCTGAAGGGTGCCGAAAACGCGGCAGCCGGCCAGGACTTCATCGCCTTCGCAAGCGCGCCCGAGAACATGATCAAGCTGCCGGCGACGATTGCCTATGGTCTGCCGAACAAGGAAGCGGCCGCCATGGTCGATCCGACATACGCAGCCGACCTGCCGACGGCGCCGGCCAATATCGCCGATGCCATCCCGCTCGACGTCGATTTCTGGATCGACAATTCCGAGGAACTGACCCGGCGCTTCAACGCCTGGCTGGCGCGCTGA
- a CDS encoding ABC transporter permease, translating into MNHERMMPPTAAMEAALSEAPERLTGTAASLQRIQALVLRHLRLLFSSWARLVEIVYWPTMQMLLWGFITLFLTERTDWLAQAAGTLLSGLLLWEVLYRSQLGVNLALLEEIWARNLATLFVSPLRPWEMIAAMLTVAGIRVAIGTGAAAALAWPLYHYDIFTLGWPLLPFLAALMIMGWSIGLMVASLLLRVGLGAEGLAWAAIFVLQPISGIYYPIEVLPGWLQPVAWVLPSAHIFEGMRQVLIDGTIPWRHLAWAFALDGVLVVMAAVAFTRATRAARRDGRLLASGE; encoded by the coding sequence ATGAACCACGAACGGATGATGCCGCCCACCGCCGCGATGGAGGCGGCGTTGAGCGAGGCGCCCGAGCGGCTCACCGGCACCGCCGCTTCCCTGCAGCGCATCCAGGCGCTGGTGCTGCGCCATCTGCGCCTGCTGTTCAGTTCCTGGGCCCGGCTGGTCGAGATCGTCTACTGGCCGACGATGCAGATGCTGCTCTGGGGGTTCATCACCCTTTTCCTGACCGAGCGCACCGACTGGCTGGCCCAGGCCGCCGGCACCCTGCTTTCGGGCCTGCTGCTCTGGGAGGTGCTCTACCGCTCGCAGCTGGGCGTCAACCTCGCCCTGCTCGAAGAAATCTGGGCCCGCAACCTCGCCACCCTCTTCGTCAGCCCGCTCCGCCCCTGGGAGATGATCGCCGCCATGCTGACGGTCGCGGGCATAAGGGTCGCGATCGGCACGGGGGCCGCGGCGGCGCTGGCCTGGCCGCTCTATCATTACGACATTTTCACCCTCGGCTGGCCATTGCTGCCCTTCCTGGCGGCGCTGATGATCATGGGCTGGTCGATCGGGCTGATGGTGGCCAGCCTGCTGCTCCGGGTCGGGCTGGGTGCCGAGGGGCTGGCCTGGGCGGCGATCTTCGTGCTGCAGCCGATCTCGGGTATCTATTACCCGATCGAGGTGCTGCCCGGCTGGCTGCAGCCGGTCGCCTGGGTCCTGCCCTCCGCGCATATCTTCGAAGGCATGCGTCAGGTGCTGATCGACGGCACCATTCCCTGGCGCCATCTGGCATGGGCCTTCGCGCTGGACGGCGTGCTGGTCGTGATGGCAGCGGTGGCCTTCACCCGCGCGACCCGCGCCGCCCGCCGCGACGGCCGTCTGCTCGCCTCCGGAGAGTGA
- a CDS encoding ABC transporter ATP-binding protein: MTEIVLAVEHLRKTYGTVEAVAGLDFTVRRGETVALLGGNGAGKTTAMSMILGVVIPTAGRIRLFGEDMTRDRKRALPRMNFSSPYVDLPHRLTVRQNLDVYARLYGIAHPARRVREISAAFDLDALLDRPTGRLSAGQKTRVSLAKAMLNRPELLLLDEPTASLDPDTGDRLRGLLERFRELSGAAILLASHNMGEVERLAHRVLMMRTGRVVDDGTPAELLTRYGRASLEDVFLDVARSPEMQPAEGA, translated from the coding sequence ATGACCGAGATCGTCCTTGCCGTCGAGCACCTGCGCAAGACCTACGGCACCGTCGAGGCGGTCGCCGGCCTCGATTTCACCGTCCGGCGTGGCGAAACCGTTGCACTTCTCGGCGGAAACGGCGCCGGGAAGACCACGGCGATGTCGATGATCCTGGGTGTGGTGATCCCGACCGCCGGCCGGATCCGGCTGTTCGGCGAGGACATGACCCGCGATCGCAAGCGGGCCCTGCCGCGGATGAATTTCTCCTCGCCCTATGTCGACCTGCCCCACCGGCTGACCGTGCGCCAGAATCTTGATGTCTATGCCCGGCTCTACGGCATTGCCCATCCGGCGCGACGGGTGCGCGAGATCTCGGCCGCCTTCGACCTCGACGCCCTGCTCGACCGCCCGACCGGGCGGCTCTCGGCCGGGCAGAAGACCCGGGTTTCCCTCGCCAAGGCGATGCTGAACCGGCCGGAGCTGCTGCTGCTCGACGAGCCGACCGCCTCGCTCGACCCCGATACCGGCGACCGGCTGCGCGGGCTGCTGGAACGGTTCCGCGAACTGTCGGGCGCCGCCATTCTGCTCGCCTCGCACAATATGGGCGAGGTGGAGCGGCTGGCCCATCGGGTGCTGATGATGCGCACCGGCCGGGTGGTCGACGACGGCACGCCCGCGGAGCTCCTGACCCGCTACGGCCGTGCCAGCCTGGAAGACGTCTTCCTCGACGTCGCCCGGTCGCCCGAGATGCAGCCTGCGGAGGGGGCATGA
- a CDS encoding class I SAM-dependent methyltransferase yields MSRLDSFIRRLTAQRACLDRAAEIIRDLDGPVLELGLGNGRTYDHLRSILPDREIFVFERKVAAHPDCIPDDAHLISGDLAETLPRAAERIPAPAALAHADIGSGDAEATARNAARVAAALPVLLAPGAVVAADQPLDDPRLRPIDLPEGVAPGRYHLYLRVEVPE; encoded by the coding sequence GTGAGCCGTCTCGACAGTTTCATTCGCCGCCTGACCGCCCAGCGTGCCTGCCTGGATCGTGCCGCGGAGATCATCCGCGATCTCGACGGGCCGGTGCTGGAGCTGGGGCTCGGCAATGGCCGCACCTACGACCATCTGCGCAGCATCCTGCCCGACCGGGAAATCTTCGTGTTCGAGCGCAAGGTCGCGGCCCATCCGGATTGCATCCCCGACGACGCCCATCTGATTTCGGGGGACCTGGCAGAGACCCTGCCACGCGCGGCCGAACGCATCCCGGCGCCCGCCGCCCTGGCCCATGCCGACATCGGCAGTGGCGATGCCGAGGCGACGGCCCGGAACGCCGCCCGTGTGGCGGCGGCGCTGCCGGTTCTGCTGGCGCCCGGTGCGGTGGTGGCGGCCGATCAGCCGCTCGACGACCCAAGGCTCCGGCCGATCGACCTGCCCGAGGGCGTGGCACCCGGGCGCTATCACCTCTATCTCAGGGTCGAGGTGCCGGAATGA
- a CDS encoding ActS/PrrB/RegB family redox-sensitive histidine kinase yields the protein MSAAGPTLPPAGSLPPGMGSPDGGRVRAHTLVTIRWLAIAGQLAAIMLVSQGLRFPLPLLECVAAVGASALLNLATTLARPANARLTDGQAALFLAFDVCQLAVLLQLTGGLANPFSVLVLAPATISATILSVRSTVVLAGMSLIAVTMLAVWHHPLPWDGEGGPLALPPLYVAGVWAALVLSLLFLTVYAARVAAEARRMSDALSATQIALSREQQLSAVGALAAAAAHELGTPLGTIAIVARELERDLGPDGPQAEDLALLVSESARCREILARLARAPEQASPAFKRLGLPELLESAAAPYRRSSGPEIVVEIDPGSDRAQMPDAAPVPELLHGLGNLVENASQFAAGRVTLWLGWDPRYITIEVRDDGPGFPADLLPWIGEPYMSTRREAGRMGLGVFIAKTLLARTGADVRFANRPEGGAVVSLRWSRSALAGGGKGAARPVSF from the coding sequence ATGAGTGCGGCCGGCCCCACGCTTCCGCCGGCCGGCAGCCTGCCGCCGGGCATGGGATCCCCCGATGGCGGGCGGGTGCGTGCCCATACCCTGGTCACCATCCGCTGGCTGGCGATCGCCGGGCAGCTGGCGGCGATCATGCTGGTGTCGCAGGGGCTCCGCTTCCCGCTGCCTTTGCTGGAATGCGTGGCCGCGGTGGGGGCCTCGGCCCTGCTCAACCTTGCCACCACCCTGGCGCGGCCGGCGAATGCCCGGCTGACCGACGGCCAGGCGGCGCTGTTCCTGGCCTTCGACGTCTGTCAGCTGGCGGTGCTGCTGCAGCTCACCGGCGGTCTGGCCAATCCCTTCTCGGTGCTGGTGCTGGCCCCGGCCACGATCAGTGCGACCATCCTGTCGGTGCGCTCTACCGTGGTGCTGGCCGGCATGTCGCTGATTGCGGTGACCATGCTGGCGGTCTGGCATCATCCGCTGCCCTGGGACGGCGAGGGCGGACCTCTCGCCCTGCCACCGCTTTATGTCGCCGGGGTCTGGGCGGCGCTGGTCCTGAGCCTGCTGTTCCTGACCGTCTATGCCGCCCGGGTCGCGGCCGAGGCCCGGCGGATGTCGGATGCGCTTTCCGCCACCCAGATCGCCCTGTCGCGGGAGCAGCAGCTTTCGGCGGTGGGGGCGCTTGCGGCGGCGGCGGCCCATGAACTCGGCACGCCGCTCGGCACCATCGCCATCGTCGCCCGCGAACTGGAGCGCGATCTGGGCCCCGACGGTCCGCAGGCCGAGGATCTGGCGCTGCTGGTTTCGGAAAGCGCCCGCTGTCGCGAGATCCTGGCCCGGCTGGCGCGGGCCCCCGAACAGGCGAGCCCCGCCTTCAAGCGCCTGGGCCTGCCGGAACTGCTGGAGAGTGCGGCAGCACCCTATCGGCGCAGTTCCGGCCCCGAGATCGTGGTCGAGATCGACCCCGGATCCGATCGTGCGCAGATGCCCGATGCGGCGCCCGTGCCCGAACTGCTCCACGGCCTGGGCAATCTGGTCGAGAACGCCTCTCAGTTCGCCGCCGGCCGGGTAACGCTTTGGCTGGGCTGGGATCCGCGCTATATCACGATCGAGGTGCGCGACGACGGCCCGGGCTTCCCGGCGGATCTGCTGCCCTGGATCGGCGAGCCCTACATGTCCACCCGCCGCGAGGCGGGGCGCATGGGGCTCGGCGTGTTCATCGCCAAGACCCTGCTGGCCCGCACCGGCGCCGATGTCCGTTTCGCCAACCGGCCCGAGGGCGGAGCCGTGGTCAGCCTGCGCTGGTCGCGTTCTGCCCTGGCGGGCGGCGGCAAGGGTGCCGCCAGACCGGTGTCGTTCTGA
- a CDS encoding ActR/PrrA/RegA family redox response regulator transcription factor, whose product MSTPPHVDAEDADLIDLAAAAPEDRVLMILDDDAPFRQRLARAMERRGFDVHAAGSVAEARDLLTSLRPAFAVLDMRLDDGSGLDLVPALRDRREDARIVMLTGYGNIATAVAAVKAGALDYLAKPADPDDLERALLSRSGVLPPPPEHPMSADRVRWEHIQRVFEQCDRNVSETARRLNMHRRTLQRILAKRSPQ is encoded by the coding sequence ATGTCCACGCCGCCACATGTCGATGCGGAAGATGCCGATCTGATCGACCTCGCCGCCGCAGCCCCCGAAGACCGCGTGCTGATGATCCTGGATGACGATGCGCCGTTCCGGCAGCGCCTGGCCCGGGCGATGGAGCGCCGCGGTTTCGACGTCCATGCCGCCGGCTCGGTCGCCGAGGCGCGCGACCTGCTCACCAGCCTGCGGCCCGCCTTTGCCGTGCTCGACATGCGCCTGGACGATGGCAGCGGCCTGGATCTGGTGCCGGCCCTGCGGGACCGGCGCGAGGACGCCCGGATCGTGATGCTGACCGGCTATGGCAACATCGCGACCGCGGTGGCGGCGGTGAAGGCCGGTGCGCTCGACTATCTGGCCAAACCCGCCGATCCGGACGATCTGGAGCGGGCGCTGCTGTCGCGGTCGGGGGTTCTGCCGCCGCCGCCCGAGCATCCGATGTCGGCCGATCGCGTGCGGTGGGAGCATATCCAGCGGGTGTTCGAGCAGTGCGACCGCAACGTCTCCGAGACCGCCCGGCGGCTGAACATGCATCGCCGGACCCTGCAGCGCATCCTGGCCAAGCGCTCGCCGCAATAG
- a CDS encoding acyl-CoA thioesterase — MTTSETLPPYTADDLLIDTVPPPTDPAAIGPGAGRFRLWIPERIRFGETDMLGHVNNAVYARWLELGRTRLFDLCGLATRYDQDAPTVMVQAELRIGYKAELRYPGLVMIATGVQRIGRSSIAIPQALYAGGVLIADSDSICVAIDRDSRRPAEVPADLRRALERYATREPAAG; from the coding sequence ATGACCACGTCCGAGACCCTGCCGCCCTATACGGCCGATGACCTGCTGATCGATACCGTGCCGCCGCCGACCGATCCGGCAGCCATCGGCCCCGGTGCCGGTCGCTTCCGGCTCTGGATCCCCGAGCGTATCCGCTTCGGCGAGACCGATATGCTGGGGCATGTGAACAACGCGGTCTATGCCCGCTGGCTGGAGCTGGGGCGCACCCGGCTGTTCGATCTTTGCGGTCTCGCCACCCGCTATGATCAGGATGCCCCGACGGTGATGGTCCAGGCCGAGCTTCGGATCGGCTACAAGGCCGAGCTGCGCTATCCGGGGCTGGTGATGATCGCGACCGGGGTTCAGCGCATCGGCCGCAGCTCGATCGCCATTCCGCAGGCGCTTTATGCCGGCGGCGTGCTGATCGCCGACAGCGACAGCATCTGTGTCGCCATCGATCGCGACAGCCGGCGCCCCGCAGAAGTGCCGGCGGATCTGCGCCGGGCGCTGGAGCGCTATGCGACCCGCGAGCCTGCGGCGGGATGA
- a CDS encoding response regulator, translated as MTVTSRGLIVLAEDQDSLRKLYRDVLEAHGFSVFTANNGEQAIQLCTSNTPKLVVLDIMMPGMDGIEACGRIRRILGSAVPIIFLSSLDTRETVRACLEAGGDDYIIKSESLAKLVERVEFWTRPKTPHARERRREVLTSARDALAKPQAELATRQLKLAEGSAPTIQNDDVLLKVSRIVALARALASPDFGNSHADQVFMLGYLTGSVEFWAQRMPEVKRRFDEYLRAALRDTGIVDKAQGDKLISALVEYVNERTFKSGRTAGRREAGEAENGTGPFEPLALREFEESRREAEGRREAEGRR; from the coding sequence ATGACCGTCACCAGCCGTGGTCTCATCGTCCTCGCCGAGGATCAGGACAGTCTCCGCAAGCTCTACCGAGACGTGCTGGAGGCGCATGGCTTTTCGGTTTTTACCGCCAATAACGGCGAGCAGGCCATCCAGCTGTGCACCTCGAACACGCCCAAACTGGTCGTGCTCGACATCATGATGCCGGGCATGGACGGCATCGAGGCCTGCGGGCGGATCCGCCGGATCCTGGGCTCGGCCGTGCCGATCATCTTCCTGTCCTCGCTCGACACGCGCGAAACCGTGCGGGCCTGCCTGGAAGCGGGCGGCGACGACTACATCATCAAGTCGGAAAGTCTCGCCAAGCTGGTGGAACGGGTGGAGTTCTGGACCCGCCCGAAAACGCCCCATGCCCGCGAGCGTCGCCGCGAGGTGCTGACCAGTGCGCGCGACGCGCTGGCGAAGCCGCAGGCCGAGCTCGCCACCCGGCAGCTGAAGCTGGCCGAGGGCTCGGCGCCAACCATTCAGAACGACGACGTTCTGCTGAAGGTGAGCCGGATCGTCGCCCTCGCCCGCGCACTCGCCAGCCCGGATTTCGGCAACAGCCATGCCGATCAGGTCTTCATGCTGGGCTATCTCACCGGCTCGGTCGAGTTCTGGGCTCAGCGCATGCCCGAGGTGAAACGGCGCTTCGACGAATATCTCCGCGCGGCACTGCGCGATACCGGCATCGTCGACAAGGCCCAGGGCGACAAGCTGATTTCGGCGCTGGTCGAATATGTCAACGAGCGCACCTTCAAATCCGGTCGCACCGCCGGCCGCCGCGAAGCCGGCGAGGCCGAGAACGGCACCGGACCGTTCGAGCCGCTGGCCCTGCGCGAATTCGAGGAAAGCCGTCGCGAAGCAGAAGGGCGGCGCGAGGCGGAAGGCCGGCGCTGA